One genomic region from Ruficoccus amylovorans encodes:
- the crcB gene encoding fluoride efflux transporter CrcB → MNFLSFLSIALGGALGAVSRAVIGIWIPAEYPWATLAVNVIGSLLIGFIFGLEAFHHLNPHLRLLLTTGFCGGLTTFSTFSYQTMALFREGNTTGALANIALNLVLTLAAVAAGLKLAGLTARV, encoded by the coding sequence TCCTTTCGATCGCCCTCGGTGGCGCCCTCGGGGCGGTCAGCCGGGCCGTCATCGGGATCTGGATTCCCGCCGAGTACCCCTGGGCCACGCTCGCGGTCAATGTGATCGGTTCGCTCCTGATCGGCTTCATCTTCGGACTGGAGGCCTTTCACCACCTCAACCCGCACCTGCGCCTGCTCCTGACGACCGGCTTCTGCGGCGGGTTGACGACCTTTTCCACCTTCAGCTACCAGACGATGGCGCTCTTCCGCGAGGGCAACACAACCGGCGCGCTTGCCAACATCGCCCTTAACCTCGTGCTGACACTGGCGGCGGTCGCCGCCGGACTGAAACTGGCTGGACTTACGGCCCGGGTTTAG